A portion of the Nitrospirae bacterium CG2_30_53_67 genome contains these proteins:
- a CDS encoding ribonuclease III, whose translation MNPEVYGLSPLEEKLGYTFQDQTLLINALTHKSFANENPGLRREDNERLEFVGDAVLSLIISHYLYKKYQELNEGALSKIRANLVNENGLASIAAKIGLGTYLFLGKGEEGTGGREKVSLISDALEAVIAGIYLDRGMRSATQVVLAHFKDMIEEAVEQKHPFDFKTTFQEICQERFGRLPEYHLKRTSGPDHNRLFVMELTVNGEVLGVGNGRNKKEAQQQAAMQALEKIKKVHRTEAGRAGTKRAT comes from the coding sequence ATGAATCCTGAAGTTTATGGTTTATCCCCGCTGGAGGAGAAACTTGGATATACCTTCCAAGATCAAACCCTCCTCATCAACGCCCTGACCCATAAGTCTTTTGCCAATGAAAATCCCGGGCTGCGGCGGGAGGATAACGAACGATTGGAGTTTGTGGGGGACGCCGTATTAAGCCTGATCATCAGCCACTATCTTTACAAGAAATACCAGGAACTGAACGAGGGGGCGCTCTCGAAAATTCGGGCCAACCTCGTCAATGAAAACGGCCTGGCCTCCATTGCCGCTAAAATCGGCCTTGGGACCTATCTTTTCCTCGGCAAAGGGGAAGAGGGGACCGGAGGACGGGAGAAGGTGTCGCTCATCTCCGATGCCCTGGAAGCGGTGATTGCCGGAATTTACCTGGACCGCGGGATGCGGTCTGCCACGCAGGTGGTTCTGGCGCACTTCAAGGATATGATAGAGGAGGCCGTGGAACAAAAACATCCTTTTGATTTCAAGACCACCTTTCAGGAGATCTGTCAGGAAAGGTTCGGGCGCCTTCCGGAATACCACCTCAAGCGGACAAGCGGTCCCGATCACAACCGCCTTTTTGTCATGGAACTCACTGTGAACGGCGAGGTCTTAGGCGTCGGGAACGGGCGGAACAAGAAGGAGGCGCAGCAGCAGGCAGCCATGCAGGCCCTGGAAAAGATCAAGAAAGTGCACAGGACCGAGGCCGGAAGGGCGGGAACGAAAAGGGCCACTTAG
- a CDS encoding beta-ketoacyl-[acyl-carrier-protein] synthase II has translation MRRVVITGMGVVTPVGNDLETTWDGLINGRSGITRITRFDASEYPSQIAGEVKGFDPDLYIDKKDQKKMDSFIQYAMAAGQMAMEDSGLVVDASNTERVGVIVGAGIGGLQAIEKYHKTLLERGPRKVSPFFVPMVLINLASGQIAIRYGLRGPNTSIVTACATGTHSIGDAFRLIQRNDADAMIAGGTESTICPLALAGFSAMRALSTRNHEPEKASRPFDAERDGFVIGEGAGVVVLEELELARKRGAKIYAEVVGYGLTSDAYHITSPAPGGEGASRCMAMALKDAGMNPDEIDYINAHGTSTKFNDENETLAIKKVFGGRSMHLAVSSTKSMTGHLLGAAGGIETVFMAMTLLHGIIPPTINYEAPDPACDLDYVPNQARRVPVRAALSNSLGFGGTNATLVLRRYE, from the coding sequence GGTCACGCCGGTAGGCAATGACCTCGAGACCACGTGGGATGGGCTGATCAACGGCCGATCCGGGATCACCCGTATCACCCGGTTTGATGCGTCCGAGTATCCTTCTCAAATCGCCGGGGAGGTCAAGGGATTTGATCCGGACCTCTATATAGACAAGAAGGATCAGAAGAAAATGGACTCCTTCATCCAGTATGCCATGGCCGCCGGCCAGATGGCCATGGAGGACTCAGGCCTCGTGGTGGACGCCTCCAATACCGAACGCGTCGGGGTGATTGTCGGCGCGGGGATAGGAGGGCTTCAGGCCATTGAGAAATACCATAAGACCCTCTTGGAACGCGGCCCCAGGAAGGTCTCGCCTTTTTTTGTTCCCATGGTTCTGATCAATCTGGCTTCAGGTCAGATCGCCATCCGTTACGGACTGAGAGGCCCCAACACGTCCATCGTCACGGCCTGCGCCACCGGAACCCATTCCATCGGGGATGCCTTCCGGCTGATCCAGAGGAATGATGCCGATGCCATGATCGCCGGCGGGACCGAATCGACCATCTGTCCCCTGGCACTTGCCGGATTCTCCGCCATGAGGGCGCTTTCCACCCGGAACCATGAGCCGGAAAAGGCCAGCCGCCCCTTCGATGCGGAGCGGGACGGTTTCGTGATCGGAGAAGGGGCCGGCGTGGTGGTATTGGAGGAACTGGAACTGGCCAGGAAGCGCGGCGCAAAAATTTATGCGGAGGTCGTCGGGTACGGACTGACCTCGGATGCCTATCACATCACATCTCCTGCGCCGGGAGGAGAGGGCGCCTCCCGCTGTATGGCCATGGCCCTGAAAGACGCCGGGATGAATCCCGATGAGATAGACTATATCAATGCGCACGGGACCTCTACGAAATTTAACGACGAGAACGAGACCCTGGCCATCAAGAAGGTCTTTGGAGGCCGCTCGATGCATCTTGCCGTCAGCTCCACCAAGTCCATGACCGGTCATCTTCTGGGAGCGGCGGGCGGGATCGAGACCGTTTTCATGGCCATGACCCTTCTGCATGGGATCATTCCTCCCACGATCAACTATGAAGCGCCGGATCCGGCCTGTGATCTCGATTATGTCCCTAATCAGGCGCGCCGGGTTCCGGTCCGGGCGGCCCTCAGCAATTCATTGGGGTTTGGAGGAACCAATGCCACACTGGTTCTCCGAAGGTATGAATGA